GAACCGAAGCGAAGTAAGGATGTTCGCCCCTCCGTCGCGTCCGGGAAGTCCCCCGTATCGGTCATTCTGGACCTTGACTACACACTGGTTCCCCGAACATCGGTTGAACGGATATTTATACGGTTTCTCTGGAACCGCGGCTGGCTCCGGCTTCCGGACTTCCTCCGAACGATCCGAAGTCTCCTGATCGATAGCCGGGGCCCGTTAACGATCCGTCTTAAGACGAACAAATGCTATCTGGCCGGCCGTTCCGTCCGGGCCATGGAGGAATTGGCGGGTGCCTTTGTTTTGGACGAGATCCGTCCGGTCGTGTCGCCGAAGGCCCTGGCCGTATTGGAGGATCACCGTCGGCAGGGACACCGCCTTCTGTTGCTGACGGGTTGTCCGGAGTTTTTGATCCGCCCGCTGGCGGACAAACTCGGCATCGATTCCGTCATCGGCTCGCGGCTGGAGGAGAGAGGCGGACGATGGACCGGCCGGTTGATTCCGCCTCACCCCTACGGTGAGGCCAAGCGCCGGCTGTTGGAAACGTGGGCCGAGATGGAAACCGTTCGACTGGATCAATCCCACGCGTATGCGGACAGCTCCGCGGATGTCCCCATTTTTGAGGCGGTGGGCTACCCGCATGTCGTTAATCCCGGCCGGTCGATGAAACGGTTGGCGGCCGTCCGCGGTTGGCCCGT
Above is a window of Nitrospiria bacterium DNA encoding:
- a CDS encoding HAD family hydrolase, which codes for MSEPKRSKDVRPSVASGKSPVSVILDLDYTLVPRTSVERIFIRFLWNRGWLRLPDFLRTIRSLLIDSRGPLTIRLKTNKCYLAGRSVRAMEELAGAFVLDEIRPVVSPKALAVLEDHRRQGHRLLLLTGCPEFLIRPLADKLGIDSVIGSRLEERGGRWTGRLIPPHPYGEAKRRLLETWAEMETVRLDQSHAYADSSADVPIFEAVGYPHVVNPGRSMKRLAAVRGWPVLNW